Genomic DNA from Candidatus Methylomirabilis sp.:
GACGAAGCGCCGGAACGTAAAGGTGTTGTGCTGCTCCTTCAGGCTATTTGCCTCGAACCGGACCGACCCGTACCCGCCAATCCGGACTCGGTCGAGGAGTTCCGAGGAGACCCGTCTCGTCTGCTCTCTGATGGTCGCCGTCTCGCGCGTGAACTCCTCCTTCTGGGCTGTTTGTGCCGTCTCCATTTCTCGAAGCTTTTGATCCTGTTGTTGTTTCTCTTGCTTCATCTGGTCGATTTGCTTCTGAAGCCCATGAAGCTGTTTCTCCAGGTCCTCCAACGTCGTCCCGGCAGCGATCCCGGAAGGGGCCACTGCCACTATCAACGCAATCAGTACGATTTGCCATCGTGTCATATGTCACTCCTTTTAGTGAAACCGAACTAGACTTCTTTTCGGGAGGTTGCTAAAATGACAAAGCCAGGAAGGCCAAAAGCGGAAAAGGTCCCATGGGGTCACTTGACACAATGGCCATCCGAGGCATCAGGCGACTTCACCGCGCCGGCCGGCAAGCAGGGAGCGGTGGAGTCGCCTTCTCTTATCCCGTAAAACCTTCGAAACGGTTAGAAGCTCGTCTTCAGATCATCTTCTCCTACTACATCTCATCGTTGGTCTCCGTCACCTGATTCACTGCGCAAGCCCGTTGATATCGAAGCAGACCACATGGGTCGGATTGGCCTTTACGGAGACCCTAGTTCCCGGCTCAATCAGCTTTGTTGAACCCTGGCTGCTGTGAATCTTCCGGCCGGATGGCAGGCGTACGCAGCAGAGGTTGTCCGCGCCACGGAACTGCCTGGTGAGTACGGTCGCCTCACTCGTTTCATCCGGGATCAGGTCGATATCGTCGGGTCGGATCATCATCTCCACCGCCTGTCCTACCGAAAGCCCCTGCTGGTTCGGGAACATGCCCAGCTCTGTAATAATTTGCTCGCCCTGAACGAGACCTGGAACGAAATCGGCCGAACCGACGAACCCGGCGATAAAACGGGTGGCCGGCGTATGGTAGATCGCCTCCGAATGGTCGAGCTGCTCCAGGCGTCCATGGTTCAGTACCCCGACCCGATCGGCGATGACAAATGCCTCCTCCTGGTCGTGGGTTACGAAGATGGCGGTGGTTCCGGCTTGGCGGAGGATCGAGCTGACATCTTCCCGTATCTGCGCCCGCATATCGGCATCCAGGTTGCTGAACGGCTCGTCCAACAAGACCACCTGTGGGCCAGGGGCCAGCGCGCGCGCCAGAGCGACCCGTTGCTGCTGCCCGCCTGAGAGCTCATACGGGTACCGCCCTTGAAGTGTTGAGAGCCCTACCAAGTCCAACGATTCCGCGATACGGTTCCGCTGTTGCTCCGCCCTCAGGTGACGCAGGCCGAATGCGACGTTCTCCTGGACGGTCAGGTGCGGGAAGAGCGCATAGTCCTGGAAGACCATTCCCACACCTCGCTGCTCCGGCGGCAGGAAGATCGTGTTGTGGGCGACTGTTCGGCCGCCGATCTCGATCCGACCGCCATCGGGGGCCTCAAACCCGGCGATGAGGCGTAGTGTCGTGGTTTTGCCGCAGCCGCTCGGCCCTAGCAACACCAGGATCTCTCCTTGCTCGACGGAGAAGGAGATCTCCTCGACCGCGGGGGCGCCGTCTCCTCCGTAGTGCTTACTCACCTGATCGAGCCGGATGACCATGGGGCGCGGTGATGAAACCTGTTCCCCTGGGATGATCTTCGTCCCGGCTGCTGCGATTTCTCCGATCCTCTTTTTCGCCAGGTTGCCCATCATGGCCCTCAATTGAGCTGTGATGCGGTGGCGTCAAGCCGGCCGATGAGGAAGAGGGGGAGCGCGGTGATGGTGATAAGAATCAGCGAGGTCGCCGCGGCCCCGGCATAATCGACCTCGATAGAGGCGATCCAAATTCTCACCGGCAGGGTGTCGAACCCGGCCGGGCGGAGCAGGAGCGTGGCCGCCAGCTCCTTCATCGAAGAGATGAAGACGAGCATCCATCCCGCTGCGATCCCGGGTCGGATGAGGGGGACGGTGACCTCGCGAAGCGCCTGCCAGGCAGACCGACCAAGGCAACGAGCCGCCTCTTCCAGATTCGGATTGACCTGGACCAGCGCGGCCGTACTCCCCTGAACCGCTTGCGGAA
This window encodes:
- a CDS encoding ABC transporter ATP-binding protein, which encodes MMGNLAKKRIGEIAAAGTKIIPGEQVSSPRPMVIRLDQVSKHYGGDGAPAVEEISFSVEQGEILVLLGPSGCGKTTTLRLIAGFEAPDGGRIEIGGRTVAHNTIFLPPEQRGVGMVFQDYALFPHLTVQENVAFGLRHLRAEQQRNRIAESLDLVGLSTLQGRYPYELSGGQQQRVALARALAPGPQVVLLDEPFSNLDADMRAQIREDVSSILRQAGTTAIFVTHDQEEAFVIADRVGVLNHGRLEQLDHSEAIYHTPATRFIAGFVGSADFVPGLVQGEQIITELGMFPNQQGLSVGQAVEMMIRPDDIDLIPDETSEATVLTRQFRGADNLCCVRLPSGRKIHSSQGSTKLIEPGTRVSVKANPTHVVCFDINGLAQ